One Calliopsis andreniformis isolate RMS-2024a chromosome 9, iyCalAndr_principal, whole genome shotgun sequence genomic window carries:
- the LOC143182832 gene encoding transcription factor 15 isoform X1: MAARKGEESSKQRCQANARERDRTHRNAASHEIQEIRSSLCSVNTAFSTLRTLIPTEPADRKLSKIETLRLASSYISHLDAVLVAGPINQPCLRIDDNNVYGSGRWADSQTRPQVCTFCLAMHKKHNLNISSEMVSDSQRLERTSYVVPTSSTTYFDISNV, encoded by the exons ATGGCTGCACGAAAGGGAGAGGAATCATCAAAACAACGTTGTCAAGCGAATGCGCGTGAAAGAGACCGTACTCATAg GAATGCGGCGAGCCATGAGATTCAAGAAATCCGATCTTCACTGTGCAGTGTGAACACGGCTTTCAGTACCTTGAGAACACTAATACCGACGGAACCTGCAGATAGGAAATTATCGAAAATAGAAACTTTGAGATTAGCCAGCAGTTACATCAGCCACTTGGATGCTGTCCTCGTTGCAGGGCCTATAAATCAGCCCTGTTTACGTATCGATGACAACAATGTTTATGGGTCGGGTCGTTGGGCTGATTCACAAACAAGGCCTCAAGTTTGCACCTTTTGCCTTGCAATGCACAAGAAACAC AATTTGAATATATCTTCAGAAATGGTTTCGGATTCTCAGCGACTCGAGAGAACATCATATGTTGTTCCCACAAGTTCGACGACGTATTTCGATATAAGCAATGTATAA
- the LOC143182832 gene encoding transcription factor 15 isoform X2 yields the protein MAARKGEESSKQRCQANARERDRTHSVNTAFSTLRTLIPTEPADRKLSKIETLRLASSYISHLDAVLVAGPINQPCLRIDDNNVYGSGRWADSQTRPQVCTFCLAMHKKHNLNISSEMVSDSQRLERTSYVVPTSSTTYFDISNV from the exons ATGGCTGCACGAAAGGGAGAGGAATCATCAAAACAACGTTGTCAAGCGAATGCGCGTGAAAGAGACCGTACTCATAg TGTGAACACGGCTTTCAGTACCTTGAGAACACTAATACCGACGGAACCTGCAGATAGGAAATTATCGAAAATAGAAACTTTGAGATTAGCCAGCAGTTACATCAGCCACTTGGATGCTGTCCTCGTTGCAGGGCCTATAAATCAGCCCTGTTTACGTATCGATGACAACAATGTTTATGGGTCGGGTCGTTGGGCTGATTCACAAACAAGGCCTCAAGTTTGCACCTTTTGCCTTGCAATGCACAAGAAACAC AATTTGAATATATCTTCAGAAATGGTTTCGGATTCTCAGCGACTCGAGAGAACATCATATGTTGTTCCCACAAGTTCGACGACGTATTTCGATATAAGCAATGTATAA